Proteins from a genomic interval of Bradyrhizobium sp. CCBAU 53340:
- a CDS encoding CbtA family protein gives MSTFRAIVFASVISGFIVGLVVTVVQQVGTVPLILKAEVFEKAAESHQHDAAAQPVAAGHDHADHDHAAHDHGDHDHGAGAWEPRDGFERNAYTAAANILTAIGFALLLAGFFAVRSGATGASVSWHEGLLWGLAGFAVFTLAPGLGLPPELPGVPAAPLLSRQIWWLAAVLATAGGLALIVFRRTVPAAISGVILLILPHLIGAPELANIETNVPSSLMHQFVTAATVTSLVFWTLLGGLTSAVFVRFDQRA, from the coding sequence ATGAGCACGTTTCGCGCGATCGTCTTCGCGTCGGTCATATCAGGTTTCATCGTCGGTCTCGTCGTCACGGTCGTCCAGCAGGTCGGCACCGTTCCCCTGATCCTGAAGGCGGAAGTCTTCGAGAAGGCGGCGGAGTCGCACCAGCATGACGCCGCGGCGCAGCCGGTTGCAGCCGGGCATGACCACGCCGACCATGACCATGCGGCCCACGACCATGGCGACCACGACCATGGCGCCGGAGCCTGGGAGCCGCGCGACGGCTTTGAGCGCAATGCCTACACCGCCGCCGCCAACATCCTGACTGCGATCGGTTTCGCGCTTCTCCTTGCCGGCTTTTTTGCCGTGCGCAGCGGCGCCACCGGCGCGAGCGTGTCCTGGCATGAAGGCCTGCTCTGGGGCCTGGCGGGCTTCGCCGTCTTCACGCTGGCGCCCGGGCTCGGCCTGCCGCCCGAGCTGCCGGGCGTGCCCGCCGCGCCGCTGCTGTCGCGCCAGATCTGGTGGCTGGCTGCCGTGCTGGCGACAGCGGGAGGGCTCGCTTTGATCGTCTTCCGCCGCACGGTGCCGGCCGCGATATCAGGCGTGATCCTGCTGATCCTGCCGCATCTGATCGGCGCGCCGGAGCTCGCCAATATCGAGACCAACGTGCCGTCGTCGTTGATGCACCAGTTCGTCACCGCGGCGACGGTGACGAGCCTGGTGTTCTGGACCCTGCTCGGCGGTCTGACGAGCGCAGTGTTCGTGCGCTTCGATCAGCGCGCCTGA
- a CDS encoding MerR family transcriptional regulator: MRIGVLAKVAGVSVPTVRYYESIGLLAPPARQGGQRIYGSDDVKALSLIRHCRDLDFSIDEIRDILASVQRRLPCSDTKTFAEQHLRSIRKKIAGLRALEATVAALVSGCETTCCGSAAPDCVILQPGQAHCG, translated from the coding sequence ATGAGAATTGGCGTCCTCGCCAAAGTAGCCGGCGTCTCCGTCCCCACGGTCCGCTATTACGAGAGCATCGGCCTGCTCGCACCGCCGGCGCGACAGGGTGGCCAGCGCATTTACGGCAGCGACGACGTCAAGGCGCTCAGCCTGATCAGGCATTGTCGCGATCTCGATTTTTCGATCGACGAGATCAGAGACATCCTCGCCTCGGTGCAGCGGCGCTTGCCCTGTAGCGACACGAAGACGTTCGCGGAGCAGCATCTCCGGTCGATCAGAAAGAAGATCGCCGGGCTGAGAGCGTTGGAAGCGACAGTGGCCGCGCTGGTCAGCGGCTGCGAGACGACATGCTGCGGCAGCGCCGCGCCGGACTGCGTGATCCTACAGCCAGGTCAGGCGCATTGCGGTTGA
- a CDS encoding CbtB-domain containing protein codes for MSQSQLANAQVQVTLPVAAGQVGRLSQAVMAMVLGLFVVGMVGFSHIDVVHNAAHDVRHSNAFPCH; via the coding sequence ATGAGCCAGTCCCAGCTCGCCAACGCCCAGGTTCAGGTCACCCTTCCGGTCGCCGCCGGGCAGGTGGGACGGCTGTCGCAGGCTGTGATGGCCATGGTGCTCGGCCTGTTCGTCGTTGGCATGGTCGGCTTCTCCCATATCGACGTCGTCCACAACGCGGCCCACGACGTGCGCCACTCGAACGCATTCCCCTGCCACTAA